A region from the Mucilaginibacter sp. CSA2-8R genome encodes:
- a CDS encoding aldo/keto reductase, producing the protein METAQKKVIQLPHVVFGTSPLGNLYVAKSDDEKCSLVKEWIAESPQPAVFDTAGKYGAGLALESLGQCLRSLAIKPEEVMISNKLGWYRIPLTTPEPTFEPGVWIDLQYDAEQRISYQGILDCYHQGLELLDGYHTGLVSVHDPDEYLAAAHIDEDKVRRFEDVKEAYRALFELKAAGKVDAVGVGAKDWHIIKQITDVVNLDWVMIANSMTLHSHPADLWAYMQELSAKGVTIINSAVFNGGFLTGGKHYNYKPVSADTPEGAALLQWREKFFAVCEQFNITPAHACVQFAVQAPGVQTLAIGTTVPEKIKPNIAMVDQPVPEAFWRELEQKGLIKADVTTKNLIN; encoded by the coding sequence ATGGAAACCGCTCAAAAAAAAGTTATCCAGTTGCCGCACGTGGTATTTGGCACCAGTCCGTTAGGCAACTTATATGTGGCCAAAAGCGACGACGAAAAGTGCAGCCTGGTAAAAGAATGGATAGCCGAGTCGCCGCAGCCGGCCGTTTTTGATACGGCAGGCAAATATGGTGCAGGTTTGGCGCTCGAAAGTTTGGGCCAATGCCTGCGCAGCCTGGCAATAAAACCGGAGGAGGTTATGATCAGCAATAAATTGGGCTGGTACCGGATTCCGCTCACAACCCCGGAGCCTACTTTTGAACCGGGCGTATGGATAGATTTACAATACGATGCCGAACAACGCATCAGCTACCAGGGCATACTGGATTGCTACCACCAGGGGCTTGAGCTGCTGGACGGTTACCACACCGGCCTGGTATCGGTGCACGACCCGGACGAGTACCTGGCCGCTGCCCATATTGATGAGGATAAAGTAAGGCGTTTTGAAGATGTAAAAGAAGCCTACCGGGCGCTTTTTGAGCTTAAGGCTGCCGGTAAGGTAGATGCCGTGGGCGTTGGCGCTAAAGACTGGCACATCATCAAACAAATTACCGACGTGGTAAATTTGGATTGGGTGATGATTGCCAACAGCATGACGTTGCACAGTCACCCGGCCGACTTGTGGGCCTACATGCAGGAGTTAAGTGCCAAAGGTGTAACTATCATCAATTCGGCAGTGTTTAACGGTGGCTTTTTAACCGGCGGTAAGCATTACAACTACAAACCTGTAAGTGCCGATACGCCGGAAGGTGCTGCACTGCTGCAATGGCGCGAAAAGTTTTTTGCCGTTTGCGAACAGTTTAACATAACCCCGGCGCATGCCTGCGTGCAGTTTGCCGTGCAGGCCCCCGGTGTGCAAACGCTGGCCATTGGCACAACCGTGCCCGAAAAAATTAAACCGAACATTGCCATGGTAGACCAACCCGTGCCCGAAGCTTTTTGGCGCGAACTGGAACAAAAGGGACTCATTAAGGCCGACGTGACCACCAAAAATCTGATAAACTAA
- a CDS encoding AraC family transcriptional regulator produces the protein MKRRLLTYSFSLLNADSVKLDQQWNYTNVISPYYRMYYIDGGSGVLSDAQHTLTLQPGYLYLVPSFTLCSYHTPEFLSQHFIQFFEDSVDKISLFHANRTVMQLEAGPADVEQFKRLLAINPGRGLYRSDDPRIYEKDIYYKEYQELNNRQSLPVYLETQGILMQLISRFLTPAVFKAGQLENIPSKIMDAISYIQLNLHQPLTVNHLAERANQHPDYFSRLFLEYTGARPVKYIQDKRIERAQYLITTMNLPYAEIAQQTGFEHLPYFSKLFKRITGLTPGEYRRQHQLFNRVS, from the coding sequence ATGAAACGACGGCTGCTCACCTATTCATTCTCTTTACTCAATGCCGACTCGGTAAAGCTCGACCAGCAATGGAATTATACCAACGTCATCAGCCCTTATTACCGGATGTATTATATTGATGGCGGCAGCGGCGTGCTGTCTGATGCACAGCATACGCTCACCCTACAGCCCGGTTATTTATACCTGGTGCCAAGTTTTACGCTTTGCAGCTACCACACACCCGAATTTTTGAGCCAGCACTTCATCCAGTTTTTTGAAGATTCGGTCGATAAAATTTCGCTGTTTCATGCCAACCGCACGGTCATGCAGCTGGAGGCTGGCCCTGCAGACGTTGAGCAATTTAAGCGTTTACTGGCTATTAACCCCGGCCGGGGGCTATACCGGTCGGACGATCCACGCATATACGAAAAAGACATTTACTATAAGGAGTACCAGGAACTCAATAACCGGCAAAGCCTGCCGGTATACCTCGAAACGCAGGGTATTTTGATGCAACTAATTTCCAGGTTTTTAACGCCTGCAGTATTTAAGGCGGGGCAGTTAGAAAACATCCCGTCAAAAATCATGGACGCTATTAGCTACATTCAGCTCAACCTGCATCAGCCTTTAACGGTGAACCACCTGGCCGAGCGGGCCAACCAGCACCCCGACTATTTTTCGCGCCTGTTTCTGGAGTATACCGGCGCCCGGCCGGTAAAGTATATACAAGATAAACGCATTGAGCGGGCACAGTATCTAATAACCACCATGAACCTGCCCTATGCGGAAATTGCCCAGCAGACCGGCTTTGAGCACCTACCCTATTTTTCGAAGTTGTTTAAACGGATTACCGGCTTAACACCGGGCGAATACCGCAGGCAACACCAGTTGTTTAACCGGGTTAGTTAA
- a CDS encoding HAMP domain-containing sensor histidine kinase: MNRHIYKGIRFKITMVFSVVFLLINIVLSSFTYRYFKNTYLNNYNKYLFNRAKTVLSRTEINPDLIALPDSGESIRIFYHDNDGRPVTVFQSPGPIAQLPVPYRLGVTDTLEQHGVYLKRENYDGRPVEILLTVPNRYIAARLRHLSLMLLLTTVVSVLAGSVASYFASMWLLKPIRNLARQAADINTHRLDKRLRIRSTYDELQQLAETINDMLGHIAHEQEIQNNFFAAASHELRTPLAILQAETELRLNQTHEAADQKLFNSQLTEIRRLQQVVEQFLLVSQLKHKGLVLNTRPTDLSDQLMTVFARNAPLAQTWQKQTILNFSNEVESFVLDADADKLDVVWQNLLQNAIKHSPKGTTILADILPATTGLKVVFKNEVDVQQISVHHLDNAFTTNRSVTSGSGLGLWLCKQIIEAHGGQLQLSVTGGMFLAEVYLPVRNA, from the coding sequence ATGAACCGGCATATTTATAAAGGCATACGGTTTAAAATAACGATGGTTTTCAGCGTTGTTTTTTTGCTGATTAATATTGTGCTCAGCAGCTTCACCTATCGCTATTTTAAAAACACCTATCTTAATAACTACAACAAATACCTGTTTAACCGGGCAAAAACCGTTTTAAGCCGAACCGAAATTAACCCTGACCTGATTGCCTTGCCCGACTCGGGCGAATCTATCCGCATCTTTTACCATGATAATGATGGCCGGCCGGTTACCGTTTTCCAATCGCCGGGACCCATTGCCCAATTGCCCGTGCCTTACCGGCTGGGCGTTACCGATACCCTTGAGCAGCATGGCGTTTACCTGAAGCGCGAAAATTATGATGGCCGCCCGGTAGAAATTTTGCTGACGGTGCCTAACAGATATATAGCGGCCCGGCTCAGGCATCTGTCGCTCATGTTGCTGCTCACTACGGTGGTAAGTGTACTGGCAGGGTCGGTGGCATCTTACTTTGCCTCCATGTGGTTGTTAAAACCCATCCGTAACCTGGCCCGGCAAGCTGCCGATATTAACACTCACCGGCTGGATAAGCGCCTGCGCATCAGGTCCACTTACGATGAGTTGCAGCAACTGGCCGAAACCATTAATGACATGCTTGGCCACATAGCTCACGAGCAGGAAATTCAGAATAACTTTTTTGCCGCCGCCTCGCACGAGTTACGCACCCCGCTGGCCATTTTGCAGGCCGAAACCGAACTGCGGCTCAATCAGACCCATGAGGCTGCTGATCAAAAATTATTTAACAGTCAGCTTACAGAAATCAGGCGTCTGCAGCAGGTGGTTGAGCAGTTTTTGCTGGTGAGCCAGCTAAAGCACAAAGGCCTGGTGCTCAATACCCGCCCAACCGACCTGTCGGACCAGTTGATGACAGTTTTTGCCCGAAATGCCCCCTTAGCGCAAACCTGGCAAAAGCAAACTATATTAAACTTTAGTAATGAGGTTGAAAGCTTTGTATTAGATGCCGATGCCGACAAACTGGACGTGGTTTGGCAAAACCTGCTGCAAAATGCCATCAAACATTCGCCTAAAGGCACTACTATACTTGCTGACATTTTACCAGCAACAACAGGGTTAAAAGTCGTCTTTAAAAATGAAGTAGACGTTCAGCAGATATCAGTACATCACTTAGATAATGCCTTTACCACTAACCGTTCGGTTACCTCAGGCTCGGGCCTGGGTTTGTGGTTGTGCAAACAAATTATTGAGGCACATGGCGGGCAGCTGCAGTTATCAGTTACTGGTGGAATGTTTTTGGCCGAAGTTTATTTACCTGTCAGGAACGCTTGA
- a CDS encoding response regulator transcription factor, giving the protein MKILLIEDEVKLAGFVQTALEQAGYVTDHETDGAAGLQAAMVNSYDLVLLDLMLPSQNGFDILKNLRAFDNQVPVIVLSALNSTEQVIKALDAGANDYLKKPFEMQELLARVRVLQRQKTVKNQAKVKVNDLEIDVYTRQVKRGDKQINLSNREFLLLEYLMLNPDTVLTKTQILDKVWNMSFDPGSNVIEVHLYQLRRKINEGFEHQHIQTVINRGYTLKTVAVAS; this is encoded by the coding sequence ATGAAGATACTGCTGATAGAAGATGAGGTTAAGCTGGCCGGTTTTGTGCAAACCGCGCTTGAGCAGGCCGGTTACGTAACCGACCATGAAACCGATGGGGCCGCAGGCCTGCAGGCCGCTATGGTAAATAGCTACGACCTTGTTTTGCTGGATTTGATGCTGCCCAGCCAAAATGGGTTTGATATCCTTAAAAATCTGCGTGCGTTTGATAACCAGGTGCCGGTGATTGTATTGAGTGCTTTAAACAGTACTGAGCAGGTAATTAAAGCCTTGGATGCCGGTGCTAACGACTACCTGAAAAAACCCTTTGAGATGCAGGAACTGCTGGCAAGGGTACGGGTGTTACAGCGCCAAAAAACGGTAAAAAACCAGGCCAAGGTTAAGGTTAACGACCTGGAGATTGACGTATACACCCGGCAGGTAAAGCGCGGGGATAAGCAAATAAATTTGAGCAACCGTGAGTTTTTACTTTTAGAATATTTGATGCTCAACCCGGATACCGTACTCACCAAAACGCAGATACTGGATAAGGTATGGAATATGAGCTTTGACCCCGGCAGCAATGTGATTGAGGTGCACCTGTACCAGCTGAGGCGCAAAATAAACGAGGGCTTTGAGCATCAGCATATACAAACGGTTATTAACCGGGGTTATACCCTTAAAACCGTAGCCGTGGCATCATGA
- a CDS encoding MFS transporter: protein MMSEETEKKHSLKYLNWLNFSAADVATGLGPFLAVYLASNLHWNPSQIGIAIAAMSFATVVAQSPAGWLCDISQKKRLGVVVVSIAIAVAGFCMLFFPEFYAVIACQIAIGISAAFFAPVLIALAMGIAGRNQFDNTISKNQTFNHAGNVASAVLIGLLGKFTHNAGIFYGLAAFCAMSVIFSLSIREEDIDHQAASSAEDEKNKRAKKETSFLDMLKNKGFLILLFSAVLFHFANAAMLPLVGQELGQTRASNASLYMSACIVLAQLVMVPMAFWSGKWAAKGRKKLLMIAFIILPIRGVLYTLGHGSAYLVSVQILDGVAGGIFSVVSILVVSDLFCGSGKDNFAQGILATAVGLGASLSNVISGYIVKASGFDFGFYVLSALALIAFLVFWLAMPETVSCANDQRPESDMNLKLA, encoded by the coding sequence ATGATGAGTGAAGAAACAGAAAAAAAACACAGCCTGAAGTACCTTAACTGGCTTAATTTTTCGGCTGCCGACGTAGCCACAGGCCTGGGGCCGTTTTTGGCAGTCTACCTGGCCTCCAACCTGCACTGGAACCCTTCGCAAATTGGTATAGCCATTGCCGCTATGAGTTTTGCCACTGTGGTTGCACAATCGCCGGCCGGGTGGTTATGTGATATTAGTCAAAAAAAGCGATTGGGTGTAGTGGTGGTATCGATTGCCATTGCGGTGGCCGGGTTTTGCATGTTATTTTTCCCTGAATTTTATGCCGTGATTGCCTGCCAGATAGCCATTGGTATTTCGGCAGCTTTTTTTGCACCAGTATTGATTGCCCTGGCAATGGGCATTGCCGGCCGAAACCAGTTTGACAATACCATCAGCAAAAACCAAACATTTAACCACGCGGGTAACGTAGCCTCGGCCGTGCTGATTGGCCTGCTAGGCAAGTTTACCCATAATGCCGGTATATTTTACGGTCTGGCTGCTTTTTGTGCCATGAGCGTTATTTTCTCGCTGTCTATCCGCGAGGAGGATATCGACCATCAGGCCGCCAGTTCTGCGGAAGACGAAAAAAACAAACGAGCCAAAAAAGAAACCTCGTTTTTAGACATGCTCAAAAACAAAGGCTTTTTGATTTTACTGTTCTCGGCTGTTTTATTTCACTTTGCCAATGCGGCCATGCTGCCCCTGGTTGGGCAGGAATTAGGCCAAACCCGTGCTTCTAACGCTTCCTTATATATGTCGGCCTGCATTGTGCTGGCGCAGTTGGTGATGGTGCCTATGGCGTTTTGGAGTGGTAAGTGGGCGGCTAAGGGGCGCAAAAAATTGCTGATGATTGCCTTTATCATTTTGCCTATCCGCGGTGTACTCTACACCTTAGGCCATGGTTCTGCCTACCTGGTAAGCGTCCAGATTTTGGATGGCGTTGCGGGCGGTATTTTTAGCGTAGTGTCTATCCTCGTGGTTTCCGATTTATTTTGCGGATCGGGCAAGGATAATTTTGCGCAAGGCATACTGGCAACTGCTGTGGGTTTAGGGGCGTCGCTAAGTAACGTCATCAGCGGGTACATTGTTAAAGCCAGCGGGTTTGATTTTGGGTTTTACGTATTGTCGGCACTGGCGCTGATAGCCTTTCTTGTGTTTTGGCTGGCCATGCCCGAAACTGTATCCTGCGCTAATGATCAACGGCCCGAATCAGACATGAACTTAAAATTAGCCTGA
- a CDS encoding metallophosphoesterase produces the protein MSNTPLLYAHLGDLHITQAKEQNYTDLLSIIAQLETECAGKLDFVYLPGDNADNGLPQQYRLVATALKMLSVPVHIITGDHDMEQGSLDNFYRYLSTEKLPKAVQVKRVRCLFLNVCGPGTGGPDFKVAQAQMEWLRQELQSAQSTNQNTIIFTHTYPDDLTGDGETQVLNQLIAEYKVTLVDMGHTHYNELANNGQTIFAATRSTGQIEEGPVGYTLVSADDGVVSWRFKPLHDAFPLVMITSPADYRLKADNAAAPNGITAVRAVVFGHRNTTQVACSTDGAQWHVMSLSNDGKTWLANVDLNGAAALTVKATDASNRPAVHTIELQPPAGYQPVRKADGSDADSIGAWPQNGIFGTQLGPNRNGKPS, from the coding sequence ATGAGTAATACCCCTTTATTATACGCTCACCTCGGCGATCTGCACATCACTCAGGCTAAAGAGCAAAATTATACCGATCTGCTCTCTATCATCGCACAGTTAGAAACCGAATGTGCCGGCAAGCTGGATTTTGTTTATCTGCCCGGCGATAACGCCGACAATGGCCTGCCGCAGCAGTACCGGCTGGTAGCTACCGCCCTTAAAATGCTGAGCGTACCGGTACATATCATCACCGGCGACCACGATATGGAGCAAGGCAGTCTTGATAATTTTTACCGGTATCTATCAACCGAAAAATTACCTAAAGCCGTGCAGGTTAAACGCGTACGCTGCCTGTTTTTAAACGTTTGCGGCCCGGGCACTGGCGGGCCGGATTTTAAGGTGGCACAGGCGCAAATGGAATGGCTGCGCCAAGAATTGCAATCGGCCCAAAGCACCAACCAGAATACTATTATTTTTACCCATACCTACCCCGACGATTTAACCGGCGACGGCGAGACGCAGGTGCTTAATCAACTCATTGCCGAGTATAAAGTAACGCTGGTTGACATGGGGCACACCCATTACAATGAACTGGCCAACAACGGGCAAACTATTTTTGCGGCTACACGTTCAACCGGGCAGATTGAAGAAGGGCCGGTAGGTTACACCCTGGTTTCGGCAGATGACGGTGTGGTGAGCTGGCGCTTTAAACCCCTGCATGATGCGTTTCCACTGGTGATGATTACCTCACCGGCCGATTACCGGTTGAAGGCCGATAACGCAGCTGCGCCGAACGGCATCACCGCTGTACGCGCCGTGGTTTTTGGTCATCGCAATACTACGCAGGTAGCTTGCAGCACAGACGGTGCGCAATGGCACGTCATGAGTTTAAGCAACGACGGCAAAACATGGCTGGCAAACGTAGATTTGAACGGTGCAGCTGCCTTAACTGTTAAAGCCACCGACGCAAGCAACCGGCCGGCAGTACACACCATTGAGTTGCAGCCGCCAGCCGGTTATCAGCCCGTACGTAAGGCCGACGGCAGCGATGCTGACAGTATTGGCGCATGGCCGCAAAACGGGATTTTTGGAACACAGCTTGGCCCTAACCGAAATGGTAAGCCCTCTTAA
- a CDS encoding arsenic transporter: MTNIYIWLISFLAIAGVIVRPFKIAEVYWALAGALILLLFGLIAPRDAAAGVGKGLDVYLFLTGMMLLAETAREEKLFDWLAAHATRMAKGSPKRLFFLIYLVGVVVTSFLSNDATAVVLTPAVAAAVKAAKVEKPLPYLFICAFIANAASFVLPISNPANLVIYGKHMPTLLAWMSHYLIPSIVSIVVTYLILFTTQRKDIEGSVATDVDLPELTAGGKTALIGIGVTAIVLLISSALDIELGLPTAVTGILTSIIVIIRAHKNPMIVIKGVSWAVLPLVAGLFVIVEALNHTGITQKLAQLLQHHAAQDPTATAWGSGIITAFACNLMNNLPAGLIAGNVVQGGHVPELVKSATLIGIDLGPNLSMTGSLATILWLVALRREGQEVSAWQFLKTGAVVMTVTLLFVLASLWI; this comes from the coding sequence ATGACGAATATTTATATATGGCTGATTTCTTTTTTAGCCATTGCCGGGGTAATTGTACGCCCGTTTAAAATTGCAGAAGTATACTGGGCGCTGGCAGGTGCCTTAATTTTATTGTTGTTTGGGTTAATTGCCCCGCGTGATGCCGCCGCCGGTGTAGGCAAAGGGCTGGATGTTTATCTGTTTTTGACCGGCATGATGCTGCTGGCCGAAACTGCCCGCGAAGAAAAACTTTTTGACTGGCTGGCCGCCCATGCCACCCGCATGGCCAAGGGGTCGCCCAAACGCCTGTTTTTTTTAATTTACCTGGTGGGTGTGGTGGTCACTTCTTTTTTATCTAATGATGCCACCGCCGTGGTGCTCACACCTGCTGTTGCTGCTGCGGTTAAGGCCGCCAAGGTTGAAAAACCTTTGCCCTACTTGTTTATTTGTGCTTTTATTGCCAACGCGGCCTCGTTTGTGCTGCCTATCTCTAACCCGGCCAACCTGGTTATTTACGGCAAACACATGCCCACCCTGTTAGCATGGATGTCGCATTATCTTATCCCCTCAATTGTGTCTATCGTGGTAACTTACCTTATTTTATTTACCACCCAGCGCAAAGACATTGAGGGCAGTGTTGCAACCGACGTTGACCTGCCCGAGCTTACCGCCGGTGGTAAAACCGCACTAATTGGCATTGGGGTTACGGCTATCGTATTGCTGATTTCTTCGGCGTTAGATATTGAACTGGGCTTACCTACAGCCGTTACGGGCATCCTCACCTCTATCATTGTCATCATCCGGGCGCATAAAAACCCGATGATCGTGATAAAAGGTGTTTCGTGGGCAGTGCTGCCACTGGTGGCCGGTTTGTTTGTAATTGTGGAAGCCCTGAACCATACCGGCATCACCCAAAAGCTGGCGCAACTGTTGCAACATCATGCCGCGCAAGACCCAACCGCCACGGCCTGGGGCAGCGGCATCATCACGGCTTTTGCCTGTAACCTGATGAATAACCTGCCCGCCGGACTAATTGCCGGCAACGTAGTGCAAGGCGGCCACGTACCCGAACTGGTTAAAAGCGCCACCCTCATCGGTATCGACCTGGGCCCTAACCTATCCATGACCGGCTCGCTGGCCACCATTTTATGGCTGGTAGCCCTCCGCCGCGAAGGTCAGGAAGTAAGCGCCTGGCAGTTTTTAAAAACCGGCGCCGTGGTAATGACGGTAACACTGTTGTTTGTACTGGCCTCGTTGTGGATTTAG
- a CDS encoding SusD/RagB family nutrient-binding outer membrane lipoprotein, which yields MKKRYINLVLAAALTFTATSCKKDLTGINENPNASQNAQPDYLLTGATKAVVDTYWGTSNNMDAALLFVQHWAKIQYTDPDRYIYANTAFADLWNIGYSKGVVNYNQIIKLADAQANPNYKGVALVLRSWVFTLLTDNFGDVPYQQASSIDQYLTPAYDAQQNVYNAILDDLKAAQASLSISGKAIGGDIIYNNNIGLWKKFANSLRLRVALRIADRDAAKARQVIADIQAEGSGYISANSEIAQLVYQNSPNQNPISNLFDTRDDYRISKSIVDRLFALNDPRLPIYAAPTQDATAQTYVGIPNGLLVGDASNLGFTKTSKPGTYFRAPNAPAVIMSYAEVLFDRTEAAARGFTGESAADLYNQAVQASLTQYGISGTAAATYANSAAVRYNASNYKKSIGEQKWIALFGQGLEAFAEWRRLDYPQLQPAVAGSLNGKMPVRFIYPGTEQSLNGANYTAAVSRQGADLLTTKLWFDVN from the coding sequence ATGAAAAAACGATATATAAACCTGGTATTGGCTGCAGCTTTAACGTTTACGGCAACGTCTTGCAAAAAAGACCTGACCGGCATTAATGAGAATCCTAATGCCTCACAAAACGCGCAGCCCGATTACCTGCTTACCGGTGCTACCAAGGCCGTAGTAGATACCTACTGGGGAACCAGTAACAACATGGATGCCGCCCTGCTATTTGTACAGCACTGGGCTAAAATACAGTATACCGACCCCGACCGCTATATTTATGCCAACACGGCGTTTGCCGATCTGTGGAACATTGGCTACTCTAAAGGCGTAGTGAACTATAACCAGATCATTAAATTGGCCGATGCACAGGCTAACCCCAATTATAAGGGCGTGGCGCTGGTACTACGCTCGTGGGTGTTTACCTTGCTTACCGATAACTTTGGCGATGTGCCTTATCAGCAGGCGTCAAGCATCGACCAATACCTTACACCGGCTTATGATGCCCAGCAAAATGTTTACAACGCCATTTTGGATGATTTGAAAGCTGCCCAGGCATCGCTCAGCATCTCGGGCAAAGCCATCGGTGGCGATATCATCTACAACAATAATATAGGCTTATGGAAAAAGTTTGCCAACTCGTTGCGCTTGCGGGTAGCCCTGCGCATTGCCGACCGCGATGCCGCCAAAGCCCGGCAGGTAATAGCCGACATACAGGCCGAGGGCAGCGGCTATATCAGTGCCAACAGCGAGATTGCACAACTCGTTTACCAAAACTCGCCTAACCAAAATCCTATCAGCAATTTGTTTGATACCCGCGATGACTACCGCATCAGTAAAAGCATTGTCGACCGTTTGTTTGCCCTCAACGACCCGCGTTTGCCCATTTATGCGGCACCAACGCAGGATGCTACGGCACAAACTTATGTAGGTATACCGAATGGTTTGCTGGTGGGCGATGCCAGTAACCTGGGCTTTACCAAAACCTCTAAACCGGGCACATACTTTAGAGCACCCAATGCACCGGCCGTTATTATGAGCTATGCCGAAGTGCTGTTTGACAGGACAGAGGCCGCCGCCAGAGGGTTTACCGGCGAGTCGGCTGCCGATTTATACAACCAAGCCGTGCAAGCCTCTTTAACGCAATACGGTATCAGCGGTACTGCGGCAGCAACTTATGCTAATTCGGCAGCGGTGCGGTACAATGCCTCTAATTATAAAAAGTCAATAGGTGAGCAAAAGTGGATTGCCTTGTTTGGGCAAGGACTGGAAGCGTTTGCCGAGTGGCGCAGACTGGACTACCCGCAGCTGCAACCCGCCGTTGCCGGTTCGCTCAATGGCAAAATGCCTGTGCGTTTTATCTACCCCGGCACCGAGCAATCGCTCAATGGCGCCAACTATACCGCCGCCGTTAGCCGGCAGGGGGCTGATTTACTGACGACTAAATTGTGGTTTGATGTGAATTAG